One Paenibacillus sp. FSL W8-0186 genomic window carries:
- a CDS encoding glycosyl hydrolase family 8, whose product MSANQLGAFYTKEYRNLFKELGYSETEIEANLEQVWNDLFYGEPDVRIYHPMGDDKGYILDTGNLDVRTEGMSYGMMMAVQMNKKEEFDRLWNFSKTFMQHKEGPYANYFAWHCKPDGTRISQGPAPDGEEFFAMALFFAASRWGDGPEPYNYSEQARTILRACLHQGENGEGDPMWDPETKLIKFIPESKFSDPSYHLPHFYELFALLADERDMKFWREAAKASRAYLHTACHPETGLAPEYANYDGTPAEPQPHGDFRHFYSDSYRVAANIALDWVWFRQDPWQVEQSNRIQAFFRDIEVSDYRRYTIDGKPFDEPALHPIGLLATNAAASLAADGPDAEHFVRLLWNTPLRTGDRRYYDNCLYFFSLLALSGNYRIY is encoded by the coding sequence ATGTCTGCAAACCAATTAGGTGCTTTTTATACGAAAGAATACAGGAACCTGTTCAAGGAGCTCGGCTATTCCGAAACGGAAATTGAAGCCAATCTGGAGCAGGTATGGAACGATCTGTTCTATGGAGAGCCGGATGTGCGGATCTATCACCCGATGGGTGACGATAAAGGCTATATTCTCGATACCGGCAATTTGGACGTGCGGACAGAGGGCATGTCATACGGGATGATGATGGCTGTGCAAATGAATAAGAAAGAAGAGTTTGACCGGCTGTGGAATTTCTCGAAGACATTTATGCAGCATAAGGAAGGGCCCTACGCCAATTATTTTGCCTGGCATTGCAAGCCGGACGGAACCCGCATCTCCCAGGGTCCTGCACCGGACGGAGAGGAATTTTTCGCGATGGCCCTGTTCTTCGCGGCCAGCCGCTGGGGAGACGGGCCGGAGCCCTATAACTATTCCGAGCAGGCACGAACGATTCTAAGAGCATGCTTGCATCAGGGGGAAAACGGCGAAGGCGATCCGATGTGGGACCCGGAAACGAAGCTGATCAAGTTCATACCGGAATCTAAGTTTAGCGATCCGTCATATCATCTCCCCCATTTCTACGAGTTGTTTGCCCTGCTGGCCGACGAGCGGGATATGAAGTTTTGGCGGGAGGCCGCCAAGGCCAGCCGGGCTTACCTGCATACGGCATGCCATCCGGAAACTGGCCTCGCTCCAGAATATGCGAATTATGACGGTACGCCGGCAGAGCCGCAGCCCCATGGCGACTTCCGTCATTTCTACAGCGATTCCTACCGGGTGGCCGCCAATATCGCCCTGGATTGGGTATGGTTCCGCCAGGATCCCTGGCAGGTCGAGCAGTCCAACCGGATTCAGGCATTTTTCCGGGACATCGAGGTTTCCGATTATCGCCGCTACACCATTGACGGGAAGCCGTTCGATGAGCCAGCGCTTCATCCAATCGGCCTTCTGGCGACCAATGCGGCGGCTTCCCTCGCCGCCGACGGCCCGGACGCGGAGCATTTTGTCCGCCTGCTCTGGAACACGCCGCTTCGTACCGGAGACCGCCGCTATTACGACAACTGCCTGTACTTCTTCAGCCTGCTGGCGTTGAGCGGGAATTACCGGATTTACTAA
- a CDS encoding RICIN domain-containing protein, producing the protein MRQKFCLVLATLTLMAVFISPGLHATEDQNSFENPILWADVPDPDVIRVGNAFYMTSTTMHMNPGVPIMKSYDLIHWEIVNYVYDTLGDSDAQTLRNGQNEYGKGSWASSLRYHNGTYYVVFSSSTAGNTFIYKTRDIEKGPWTRSTIGFYHDMSLLFDDDGRVYLVHGGGDIRLTELTADASAVKPGGLNQVIIPNASLVAGPNVGLPAEGAHIQKINGKYYIFLITWPQGKGRTQLVFRADRITGPYEGRVALDFAGVAQGGIVDTPDGKWYGMLFQDHGSVGRTPFLVPVAWQDAWPVFGVNGQIPAQMPKPVPGANSNHKIVASDEFDQTRLPLVWQWNHNPDNNLWSLTERPGFMRLKTGRTSTGILDARNSLTQRSIGPESSGRIALDVSRMKSGDYAGLAALQKNYGFVGVKMSGNSKSIIMVNGSGTAPVEVASVPLAQNNVYFKVEMDFKNNTDKAYFYYSLDGNRWTVIGNTLQMSYTLPHFMGYRFALFNYATQSAGGYVDFDYFRIENRMTGTGGSGESPQSPVQSGSVYKLRNAHSSMVIGISGMSTANGGQAVQWNDNGSADHQWRFDRLSSGYYKLTNIHSGKVLGVENMSTANGASAIQWDDNGTADHEWQLVPVGDGSYKLVNRHSGKVLGVDGMSKTAGAKIVQWDDNGTADHNWTFSFVR; encoded by the coding sequence ATGAGGCAAAAATTTTGCTTAGTTTTGGCAACGCTTACATTGATGGCGGTATTCATATCTCCCGGCTTGCATGCTACAGAGGATCAGAATTCGTTTGAGAATCCTATCCTGTGGGCCGATGTGCCGGACCCGGATGTCATTAGAGTGGGGAATGCCTTCTATATGACAAGTACAACGATGCATATGAACCCCGGCGTGCCGATCATGAAATCCTATGATCTTATCCATTGGGAAATCGTCAATTATGTATACGATACGCTAGGGGATTCCGACGCACAGACGCTGAGGAATGGTCAGAATGAGTATGGCAAAGGCTCCTGGGCCAGCAGCTTAAGATATCACAACGGCACCTACTATGTGGTTTTTTCCTCCAGCACAGCGGGCAATACATTCATCTACAAGACGCGGGATATTGAAAAAGGGCCATGGACTCGCTCCACGATCGGCTTTTACCATGACATGTCTTTGCTGTTCGATGATGACGGGAGGGTGTACCTTGTTCACGGCGGTGGCGATATTCGCCTTACTGAGCTCACTGCGGATGCCAGCGCTGTAAAGCCAGGCGGGTTAAACCAGGTCATTATTCCCAATGCCAGCCTGGTGGCAGGTCCTAATGTCGGACTCCCGGCCGAGGGAGCGCATATTCAAAAAATAAACGGCAAGTATTACATCTTCCTGATCACCTGGCCGCAGGGAAAAGGCCGTACGCAATTGGTTTTTAGAGCGGATCGCATTACCGGGCCTTATGAAGGACGGGTTGCTCTGGATTTTGCTGGCGTCGCTCAAGGCGGAATCGTGGATACGCCGGATGGCAAATGGTACGGCATGCTTTTTCAGGATCATGGATCAGTAGGGCGTACTCCCTTCCTTGTTCCCGTTGCGTGGCAAGATGCTTGGCCGGTATTCGGCGTGAATGGCCAGATTCCCGCGCAAATGCCAAAGCCCGTCCCCGGCGCGAATTCCAATCATAAAATCGTGGCCTCCGATGAATTCGATCAAACCCGGCTTCCGCTCGTATGGCAGTGGAATCATAATCCAGACAACAATCTTTGGTCTCTAACCGAGCGCCCGGGATTTATGCGGCTGAAGACCGGACGGACGAGCACGGGCATTTTGGATGCGCGCAATTCACTCACGCAAAGAAGCATCGGGCCGGAAAGCTCTGGACGGATTGCCCTCGATGTAAGCCGGATGAAAAGCGGGGACTATGCAGGTCTTGCCGCGTTGCAGAAAAACTACGGATTCGTCGGCGTAAAAATGTCCGGGAATTCCAAATCCATCATCATGGTCAACGGAAGCGGGACAGCTCCGGTAGAAGTCGCGAGTGTGCCTCTTGCACAGAACAATGTCTACTTCAAAGTGGAAATGGATTTTAAAAATAATACCGACAAAGCCTACTTCTATTACAGCCTGGACGGCAACCGGTGGACAGTCATTGGCAACACGCTGCAGATGAGCTACACTCTGCCGCATTTTATGGGATACCGGTTTGCCTTATTTAACTACGCAACACAATCGGCTGGCGGGTATGTGGATTTCGATTATTTTAGAATCGAGAACCGGATGACAGGGACAGGGGGATCAGGAGAGTCTCCGCAGTCACCCGTACAAAGCGGATCGGTGTACAAGCTGAGGAATGCGCACAGCAGCATGGTTATCGGTATTTCCGGCATGTCCACAGCAAATGGAGGACAGGCCGTCCAATGGAACGATAATGGCAGTGCGGATCATCAGTGGCGGTTTGACCGCTTAAGCAGCGGCTACTACAAGCTGACAAATATCCATAGCGGCAAGGTGCTGGGGGTTGAGAACATGTCCACGGCGAACGGCGCTTCCGCCATACAATGGGATGACAATGGCACGGCGGATCATGAATGGCAGCTCGTTCCCGTAGGGGACGGCAGCTATAAATTGGTGAACCGTCATAGCGGCAAGGTGCTCGGCGTGGACGGCATGTCCAAGACGGCAGGCGCAAAAATCGTGCAGTGGGACGATAACGGCACGGCGGATCACAACTGGACATTCTCGTTCGTTCGATAA
- a CDS encoding carbohydrate-binding protein, with the protein MLLGIGMFQGQAAHAETPAIAKTPGNGNPLMDHKLGADPFAMTYNGRVYLYMSSDAYEYDSSGKIKTNSFSNLNKVHVISSDDMVNWTDHGAIPVAGPNGIAKWASGSWAPAAAHKKINGQDKFFLYFSNSAGGLGVLTADSPIGPWTDPLGRALVTLNTPGVAGVVWLFDPAVLVDDNGTGYLYFGGGIPGGNNPTQQQWASPKTARVIKLSDDMIHTEGSAQVIDAPFFFEDSGIHKYNGKYYYSYCSNFGGNHPPGTPPPGEIAYMVSDNPMGPFTYVKSILKNPYEFFGVGGNNHHSIFSFNNKWYIAYHAQTVSKAILGDGLGYRSPHINELTYAGNGEINPIQGTMKGVSQIKNLNPYVRTEAETIAWQGGILTEAAQAPGGMVPSVNMNVTDIHNGDWIAVANADFGSNGATSFKANVASTVGGQIEIRLDSPTGQVIGTLQVNPTGGNQTWSLRETTVNRVTGVHHVYFMFKGANNQRLFNLDYWQFGTSTGGGQPSDIESGRVYTLKNEHSGLMIGIAGASTADGAQALQSNNFGATDHEWRVDSLNNGYYKLTNMRSGKVLGIENMSTANGAKAVQWNDNGTADHDWQFVPVGNGSYKIVNRHSGKVLGVNGMSTTSGANIVQWDDNGTADHNWRFVFVR; encoded by the coding sequence ATGCTGCTGGGAATAGGGATGTTCCAAGGCCAGGCCGCGCACGCAGAAACGCCGGCGATCGCCAAAACCCCTGGCAACGGCAATCCGCTGATGGATCATAAGCTTGGGGCTGATCCGTTTGCGATGACCTATAACGGCAGGGTCTATCTATACATGTCCAGCGATGCTTATGAATACGATAGCAGCGGCAAAATCAAAACGAATTCATTCAGCAATTTGAACAAAGTCCATGTCATTTCTTCAGACGATATGGTGAACTGGACGGATCACGGCGCTATTCCCGTCGCGGGACCAAACGGGATTGCCAAGTGGGCCAGCGGTTCCTGGGCGCCGGCAGCAGCTCATAAGAAGATCAACGGGCAGGATAAATTCTTTCTCTACTTCTCCAATAGTGCAGGAGGGCTTGGCGTGCTCACGGCGGACAGCCCGATAGGGCCGTGGACAGATCCGCTTGGACGAGCGCTGGTGACATTGAACACACCTGGCGTTGCGGGCGTGGTATGGCTGTTTGATCCGGCCGTATTAGTCGATGATAATGGCACCGGCTATCTGTATTTCGGCGGGGGAATTCCTGGCGGCAACAATCCGACCCAGCAGCAATGGGCGAGTCCCAAGACTGCCCGCGTCATCAAACTAAGCGATGATATGATTCATACGGAAGGCAGCGCGCAGGTCATTGATGCTCCGTTCTTTTTTGAAGACTCGGGAATCCACAAATATAACGGCAAATACTATTATTCCTACTGCTCCAACTTTGGCGGAAATCATCCGCCGGGAACCCCTCCTCCTGGAGAAATTGCCTACATGGTGAGCGACAACCCGATGGGGCCGTTTACTTATGTAAAATCGATCTTAAAAAATCCGTATGAGTTTTTCGGCGTCGGGGGCAACAACCACCATTCCATCTTTTCATTCAACAATAAGTGGTATATAGCCTACCATGCCCAGACTGTGAGCAAAGCCATCCTTGGCGATGGATTGGGGTATCGTTCCCCTCATATCAATGAGCTAACGTATGCGGGCAATGGAGAAATCAACCCGATTCAGGGAACGATGAAAGGCGTTTCGCAGATTAAAAATCTAAATCCGTATGTGCGGACGGAAGCCGAGACGATCGCCTGGCAGGGCGGCATTTTGACAGAGGCTGCTCAGGCGCCTGGCGGCATGGTACCAAGCGTAAACATGAACGTAACCGATATTCATAACGGCGACTGGATCGCCGTCGCCAACGCCGACTTTGGATCGAATGGCGCGACGAGCTTCAAAGCAAATGTGGCCTCGACGGTAGGAGGGCAAATCGAAATTCGGCTTGACAGTCCGACAGGCCAGGTCATCGGGACGCTTCAGGTTAATCCGACAGGGGGCAATCAAACTTGGAGCCTCAGAGAAACTACGGTAAACCGTGTGACTGGCGTTCATCATGTGTATTTTATGTTTAAAGGTGCAAATAATCAGCGTCTGTTCAACTTGGATTATTGGCAGTTCGGCACTTCTACGGGCGGGGGGCAGCCATCTGATATTGAGAGCGGCCGCGTGTACACGCTGAAGAACGAACATAGCGGTCTGATGATCGGCATAGCAGGCGCATCTACAGCCGACGGCGCACAGGCCCTGCAATCGAACAATTTTGGTGCGACGGATCACGAATGGCGGGTGGACAGTTTGAATAATGGCTATTATAAGCTGACGAATATGCGCAGCGGCAAGGTGCTCGGGATTGAGAACATGTCCACCGCAAACGGGGCCAAGGCCGTACAATGGAACGATAACGGCACGGCAGACCATGATTGGCAATTCGTCCCTGTGGGCAATGGCAGCTACAAAATCGTCAACCGCCACAGCGGCAAGGTGCTCGGCGTGAATGGCATGTCCACGACATCAGGCGCGAACATTGTGCAATGGGACGATAACGGCACGGCAGACCACAACTGGCGATTTGTGTTTGTAAGGTAA
- a CDS encoding response regulator produces the protein MIKLLIADDEALVCIGLQSMLKWEQYGIEVIGVAYNGGQAEEMIESCRPDIVITDIKMPVKTGLQVAESVRRKYGRVPLFIILTSYEEFEYARTAIEMQAVDYLVKLELTPEALETAIRKAMKLLEEHNTVESYPELIHRSNLHELREKFFVRLFNNLFENKNQYLLQKEDLELELSAPAYVVCTCRIMAPDTVPPSGDKLVTLCTSTVKMARDRLTPVRPCYVTSLDLRNFAIILPVDDAHSLDWMPDIERLLSDMAQALHNYFNVRIMGGIGHAVDDPYLIHESYLAARRALPAALAQQAFIFYADADHKQSPDLKQPLFDYSASRSEIRRAFEEMDTDALHSMITSMIEAFEGRPDLLVAATDAACSVLYMATSLLADGENLVEQIFEHEPEGYRTIYQQSSIDGVMGWLVQFRDGCCELLSSRKQNYKEQVIRHVQDYIKRNLDSKLSLNQVADIFNFSPNYLSHLFSRTAKVNFVKYVTDTKIAAAKEMMLRGEGRINEISHKLGYDSAFYFSKVFKKVEGISPREFIQRVESR, from the coding sequence TTGATCAAATTGCTGATTGCCGATGATGAAGCCTTGGTATGCATTGGCCTGCAGTCCATGCTGAAATGGGAGCAGTACGGGATCGAAGTGATTGGGGTCGCCTATAATGGGGGACAGGCCGAGGAAATGATTGAATCCTGCCGGCCGGATATCGTGATTACCGATATTAAAATGCCGGTCAAAACCGGACTGCAGGTCGCCGAGTCGGTTCGCCGCAAATACGGGCGCGTTCCGCTCTTCATTATTCTGACCAGCTATGAAGAGTTTGAGTATGCGCGCACAGCCATCGAGATGCAGGCGGTGGATTATCTGGTGAAGCTGGAGCTGACGCCCGAGGCGCTGGAGACCGCAATCAGGAAGGCAATGAAGCTGCTGGAGGAGCATAATACGGTGGAGAGCTATCCAGAGCTGATTCACCGCAGCAACTTGCATGAGCTGCGCGAGAAGTTCTTCGTCCGGCTGTTTAACAATCTGTTCGAGAACAAGAACCAGTACCTGCTGCAAAAAGAAGATCTGGAACTGGAGCTGTCCGCCCCCGCCTACGTTGTATGTACCTGCCGCATTATGGCGCCGGATACCGTTCCGCCGAGCGGCGACAAGCTGGTCACTCTATGCACCAGCACGGTAAAGATGGCGAGAGACCGCCTGACTCCGGTCAGGCCCTGTTATGTAACCAGCCTCGATTTGCGCAACTTTGCCATCATTCTGCCGGTTGATGACGCTCATTCGCTGGATTGGATGCCTGACATAGAGCGGCTGCTCTCGGATATGGCACAGGCGCTGCATAATTATTTCAACGTGAGGATTATGGGCGGCATCGGCCATGCGGTGGATGATCCATACTTGATCCATGAGAGTTATCTGGCCGCCCGCCGTGCTTTACCTGCGGCGTTGGCGCAGCAGGCCTTTATTTTTTATGCAGATGCAGATCATAAACAAAGCCCTGACCTGAAGCAGCCTCTCTTCGATTATTCGGCTTCCCGCTCGGAAATCCGCCGGGCGTTCGAGGAGATGGATACCGATGCGCTCCACAGCATGATTACTAGTATGATCGAAGCCTTCGAAGGGCGGCCTGATCTCCTCGTCGCGGCGACCGATGCTGCCTGCAGCGTGCTCTATATGGCCACCTCCCTGCTGGCCGATGGGGAGAATCTGGTGGAGCAGATCTTCGAGCACGAGCCGGAAGGATACCGGACCATCTATCAGCAGAGCTCCATCGACGGCGTGATGGGCTGGCTCGTGCAATTCCGGGACGGATGCTGCGAGCTTCTCTCCTCCAGGAAGCAGAACTATAAGGAGCAGGTTATCCGGCATGTCCAGGATTACATCAAGCGCAACCTTGACAGCAAGCTGTCCTTGAACCAGGTCGCGGATATTTTCAACTTCAGCCCCAATTATTTGAGCCATCTGTTCTCCAGGACGGCTAAAGTCAATTTCGTCAAATACGTCACCGACACCAAAATCGCGGCGGCCAAAGAAATGATGCTGCGCGGCGAAGGGCGGATCAATGAAATTTCCCACAAGCTTGGCTACGACAGCGCCTTCTATTTCAGCAAAGTGTTCAAGAAGGTCGAGGGCATCTCCCCCCGCGAATTTATACAACGGGTAGAGTCGAGGTGA
- a CDS encoding histidine kinase, producing MYRKEVASTKRKATIKSRIILIMTVFALLIATLLSFFSYELISYFQRKTTIQATEFNLQLVSHIIEQDLMNLSVLAMTCSTNSSTNRMLNDYFNADQPSSMEAIHVFTSLQDDFRMNRSNGYVRRLIVTDNQDKFFQVDNSVSTSVPLTIHNINQLPGLTADATEEWARVIQDPLSLTKTIPFVMPIYGDNANRIGTVYLLANTSVITDKLKGYGLPAESKLLLTLGSQQYEIQGDQILPLSAEYKATPYEEETSSGSVTSLSWLEMSEGEKLISVSYPVRKGVTLSQTLSEKQFAPQFNLWLLLMLGVCVLVIASSGVITIYLTKTISLPVEKLKKRIDKIAQGNFLIDRNMEWNSELGDVGRGINRLSQDILTLMETRVADEKQRQELEYRMLQSQINPHFLYNTLNSIKWMATIQNATGIAEMTTSLSRLLRSIAKDGRKLVPLQEELSLLEDYFLIQKYRYGSNITMETAVHDEQLLSGLIPRFTLQPLAENAIFHGIEPRGHGYLRLSIERSGWNDIRITLEDNGIGISEEQIAEILAPGEQGPHQEPAAKGLLEGMGLRNVNDRLKLTFGEQYGLSIESVQDQYTKMFILLPYRTTE from the coding sequence TTGTACAGAAAAGAGGTGGCTTCTACGAAACGAAAGGCAACCATCAAAAGCCGGATCATCCTGATCATGACGGTATTCGCCCTGCTGATCGCGACTCTGCTGTCTTTTTTCAGCTATGAGCTTATTTCCTATTTTCAGAGAAAAACGACAATCCAGGCCACCGAATTCAATTTGCAGCTCGTATCCCATATCATTGAGCAGGATCTGATGAACCTGTCGGTTCTGGCAATGACCTGCAGCACCAATTCTTCGACAAATCGCATGTTAAATGATTATTTCAATGCGGACCAGCCGAGCTCCATGGAGGCGATTCATGTCTTTACCTCACTGCAGGATGATTTCCGGATGAACCGCTCCAACGGGTATGTGCGCCGGCTGATTGTGACGGATAATCAGGATAAATTTTTTCAAGTGGACAACTCGGTCAGCACTTCGGTTCCTTTAACCATTCATAACATTAATCAGCTGCCCGGCCTGACTGCGGATGCGACTGAGGAGTGGGCGCGGGTCATTCAGGATCCGCTGTCCCTGACCAAGACGATCCCCTTCGTGATGCCGATCTACGGGGACAATGCCAACCGAATCGGAACCGTATACCTGCTGGCCAACACCTCCGTCATTACCGACAAGCTGAAGGGCTATGGCCTGCCTGCGGAATCCAAGCTGCTGTTAACGCTGGGTTCACAGCAATATGAAATTCAAGGGGATCAGATTCTGCCCCTTTCGGCGGAATATAAGGCAACCCCCTATGAGGAGGAGACGTCCAGCGGCAGCGTTACGTCCTTGTCCTGGCTGGAGATGAGCGAAGGCGAGAAGCTGATTTCCGTGTCATATCCGGTGCGCAAAGGGGTCACGCTCTCCCAGACGCTGTCGGAGAAGCAGTTTGCTCCACAGTTCAATCTTTGGCTGCTGCTTATGCTCGGCGTCTGCGTGCTCGTGATTGCCTCGAGCGGTGTCATTACGATCTATTTGACCAAGACGATCAGCCTGCCTGTCGAGAAGCTCAAGAAGCGTATCGACAAAATCGCCCAGGGCAACTTCCTCATCGACCGGAATATGGAATGGAATAGCGAGCTCGGCGATGTGGGACGCGGGATCAACCGCTTGTCCCAGGACATTCTTACTCTGATGGAGACACGGGTTGCAGACGAGAAGCAGCGGCAGGAGCTGGAGTACCGGATGCTGCAGAGCCAGATTAACCCGCATTTCCTGTACAACACGCTGAATTCGATCAAATGGATGGCGACGATCCAGAATGCAACGGGCATTGCGGAGATGACTACCTCGCTGTCGCGCCTGCTGCGAAGCATTGCCAAGGATGGGCGCAAGCTGGTACCGCTGCAGGAGGAGTTAAGTCTGCTGGAGGATTATTTTCTCATCCAAAAATACCGCTATGGCAGCAACATTACGATGGAAACGGCTGTCCATGACGAACAGCTGCTGTCGGGGCTCATTCCGAGGTTCACCCTGCAGCCTCTGGCGGAGAACGCAATATTTCACGGTATTGAGCCGAGGGGCCATGGGTACCTTCGGCTGAGTATTGAACGCAGCGGATGGAACGATATTCGGATTACCCTGGAGGATAACGGAATCGGGATCAGCGAAGAGCAAATTGCGGAGATTCTGGCTCCGGGGGAGCAGGGGCCGCATCAGGAACCCGCCGCGAAGGGGCTGCTGGAGGGGATGGGGCTGCGCAATGTCAATGACCGGCTGAAGCTCACCTTCGGGGAGCAATACGGATTGTCGATCGAGAGCGTGCAGGATCAATATACGAAGATGTTTATTCTGCTGCCTTACCGAACCACGGAATGA
- a CDS encoding sugar ABC transporter substrate-binding protein encodes MRMRKWLGITLAAVLLLSMLAGCSGNNGGKNANETEPPATNNNGNAANESSANPVTLKWALWDWEATAYYQPLIDAYKAKNPNVTIEYVDLGSTDYMTMLSTQLSGGADLDILTVKDIPGYANLVKQNHLEPLKKYMSEQGIDVSLYGGTVEQIQMNDEVYALPFRSDFWLIYYNKDLFDQAGVPYPTNDMTLEQYDELARKMTSGSGSNKVYGAHYHTWRSAVQLFGILDGQHTVVDGEYDFLKPTYERILKQQEDGIVMDYATLKTSSTHYSGVFYNNSVAMMNMGSWFIATQIEKVKSGESQATNWGIVKYPHPEGVEPGTTLGTITSLAVNKKSANKEAALDFMKFVTGEEGAAVIAATGTIPAIKNDEVVNSIASVEGFPADEASKVALTTAKTYLEMPLHEKSADIEVILNEAHDSIMTKNATIDKGLADMNTRVQLILDN; translated from the coding sequence ATGAGAATGCGAAAATGGTTAGGGATCACTCTGGCTGCTGTACTATTGCTCAGCATGCTTGCCGGCTGCTCCGGGAATAACGGAGGCAAAAACGCCAACGAGACCGAGCCGCCAGCTACAAACAATAATGGAAACGCTGCCAATGAGTCGTCCGCAAATCCCGTCACACTGAAATGGGCCTTGTGGGATTGGGAAGCAACCGCTTATTACCAGCCGTTGATTGATGCTTACAAGGCAAAAAATCCGAACGTGACCATCGAGTACGTCGATCTGGGTTCGACCGACTACATGACCATGCTCAGCACGCAGCTCTCCGGCGGAGCGGATCTCGATATTCTTACGGTGAAGGATATCCCGGGATATGCCAACCTCGTGAAGCAGAACCATTTGGAGCCGCTAAAAAAATACATGAGCGAGCAAGGCATCGACGTATCCCTGTATGGCGGAACAGTGGAGCAAATTCAAATGAATGATGAAGTATATGCGCTTCCTTTCCGCAGCGACTTCTGGCTGATTTATTACAACAAGGATCTTTTTGATCAGGCGGGTGTTCCATATCCGACTAATGATATGACCCTGGAGCAGTACGACGAGCTGGCGCGAAAAATGACGTCAGGCAGCGGCTCTAATAAAGTATACGGCGCCCATTATCATACATGGCGCAGCGCAGTGCAGCTGTTCGGCATTCTGGATGGCCAGCACACCGTCGTTGACGGCGAATATGACTTTCTGAAGCCGACCTATGAGCGCATTCTCAAGCAGCAGGAGGACGGAATCGTTATGGATTACGCGACCCTGAAGACCTCCAGCACACACTACTCCGGCGTATTCTACAACAACTCTGTTGCCATGATGAATATGGGCAGCTGGTTTATTGCGACGCAGATCGAGAAGGTCAAGAGCGGTGAGTCGCAGGCGACGAACTGGGGCATCGTGAAATATCCGCATCCCGAAGGAGTGGAACCAGGCACTACGCTGGGTACGATTACTTCGCTGGCGGTGAACAAGAAGTCAGCTAATAAGGAAGCCGCGCTGGACTTCATGAAATTCGTCACGGGCGAAGAAGGCGCAGCGGTGATTGCCGCTACAGGCACCATTCCAGCGATCAAAAACGATGAAGTCGTCAATTCCATCGCTTCTGTCGAGGGATTCCCTGCGGATGAGGCGAGCAAGGTAGCGCTGACGACGGCGAAGACATATTTGGAAATGCCGCTGCATGAGAAGAGCGCGGACATTGAGGTTATTCTGAACGAGGCGCATGACAGCATCATGACCAAAAATGCGACGATCGACAAAGGCCTGGCCGATATGAACACACGCGTACAGCTTATTTTGGATAATTAA
- a CDS encoding sugar ABC transporter permease, translating to MQNETVIRNHTAKKSGLKKRAKDHLVAYSFIAPNFIGFAVFTLVPMVFALILAFVKWDGANPMEYVGMNNFIRLWKDPTFHKSLWNTVIYTVGVVPLTMVCALGLAILLNQKIFGRNFMRTVFFFPYVASLVAVAAVWNFIFSPTMGPVNNILHALTGVPIEDLPRWAADKDWAMFTVVLFTVWKNMGYYMVIYLAGLQGVNPELYEAAELDGANAWQRFRNVTIPQLAPTTFFVLMILIINSFKVYDIFINLFAGADNQLNDSTRVLVYQIYNTAFRSLDYGYASAMAIVLFLLVLGITLVQFQGEKKYGQ from the coding sequence ATGCAGAACGAAACCGTGATACGAAACCATACGGCGAAAAAAAGCGGTCTCAAAAAAAGAGCGAAGGATCATCTGGTGGCCTACAGCTTTATCGCCCCCAATTTTATCGGTTTTGCCGTCTTTACGCTGGTGCCGATGGTCTTTGCTCTCATTCTTGCCTTCGTGAAGTGGGATGGGGCTAACCCGATGGAATACGTTGGGATGAACAACTTCATTCGTCTCTGGAAGGATCCGACCTTTCATAAATCGTTATGGAATACGGTGATTTATACGGTGGGCGTCGTGCCGCTGACGATGGTGTGCGCGCTGGGTCTCGCCATTTTGCTCAATCAGAAAATATTTGGGCGCAACTTCATGCGGACGGTGTTCTTTTTCCCGTATGTGGCTTCGCTTGTGGCGGTGGCTGCCGTATGGAACTTTATTTTCAGCCCGACGATGGGGCCTGTTAATAACATTCTCCATGCGCTGACCGGCGTTCCGATCGAGGATCTCCCGCGGTGGGCCGCGGATAAAGATTGGGCCATGTTCACGGTCGTGCTGTTCACCGTGTGGAAGAACATGGGGTATTACATGGTGATATATTTGGCCGGGCTTCAGGGTGTGAATCCCGAATTGTACGAAGCCGCCGAGCTCGACGGCGCGAACGCCTGGCAAAGATTCCGCAACGTTACGATTCCGCAGCTTGCGCCTACGACTTTCTTTGTGCTGATGATCCTGATCATTAACTCGTTTAAGGTCTACGATATTTTCATCAACCTGTTTGCCGGCGCGGATAATCAGTTGAACGACTCAACCAGGGTGCTCGTCTATCAAATTTACAACACGGCCTTCCGCTCCTTGGATTATGGCTATGCCAGCGCGATGGCGATCGTATTATTCCTGCTCGTCCTCGGCATTACGCTGGTTCAGTTCCAGGGCGAGAAGAAGTACGGACAATAG